One Salvia splendens isolate huo1 chromosome 12, SspV2, whole genome shotgun sequence genomic window carries:
- the LOC121757595 gene encoding uncharacterized protein LOC121757595, whose translation MQVKLGGRGAYSYIRKEPPAPERKGYNDWEEDDLVIFSWIVDNIEDDIIADFAHHQTSKVLWDSLAVTYESKADPYLIYDLEEKAINIRQGELDLETYYRRINGLWINIDRCQKQPVTCCDKGVDQFREFSSSKRLIKFLTGLNQEYDSIRREILKEEPHPSVEAAYGYVKREVTRRSINTSPSLTGGVDGRSADSSSGGESGTV comes from the coding sequence ATGCAGGTCAAATTAGGAGGCCGAGGAGCCTACTCGTACATCAGGAAGGAACCACCCGCACCCGAAAGAAAGGGGTACAACGACTGGGAGGAAGACGATCTAGTCATTTTCTCGTGGATCGTCGACAACATCGAAGACGATATTATCGCCGATTTCGCACATCACCAAACATCAAAGGTGTTGTGGGATAGCCTTGCGGTAACATACGAAAGTAAGGCGGATCCATACCTCATCTACGACCTGGAAGAGAAGGCAATCAACATCAGACAGGGAGAACTCGACCTAGAAACATATTACCGAAGAATCAATGGGCTGTGGATCAACATCGACCGCTGCCAGAAACAGCCGGTTACTTGCTGCGACAAAGGTGTAGACCAATTCAGAGAATTCTCCAGCAGCAAGAGACTAATCAAGTTTCTAACAGGATTGAATCAGGAGTATGATTCAATTAGGCGAGAAATCCTCAAGGAGGAACCACACCCATCGGTTGAGGCTGCCTACGGATATGTGAAGAGGGAGGTTACTCGAAGAAGCATCAACACATCCCCTTCACTCACCGGAGGAGTCGATGGCAGGAGCGCCGATTCGTCATCTGGGGGGGAATCGGGCACGGTTTAG
- the LOC121759382 gene encoding probable clathrin assembly protein At4g32285, which yields MAPSTIRKAIGAVKDQTSIGIAKVASNMAPELEVAIVKATSHDDDPASEKYIREILQLTSFSRGYVSACVVAVSKRLGKTRDWIVALKCLMLIHRLLNEGDAVFQQEIMYATRRGTRLLNMSDFRDEAHSSSWDHSAFVRTYALYLDQRLEMMIYERKQSGNGGDMERSGARDDRYNYRSPPESNRGGYEYSHEYREEPYGMRRSRSSGDVREATQERKDATPLRDMAPERIFGKMGHLQRLLDRFLCCRPTGLAKNERMILVALYTIVKESFKLYADICEVLAMLLDKFFDMEYQDCVKAFDAYSSSAKQIDELVGFYNWCKDIGVSRSSDYPEVQKITGKLLETLEEFVRDRAKAMKSPERKVEALPAPPVEEEPVPDMNEIKALPPPEDHTPPPQPEPQPPKPAVQESGDLLDLRDEGVSADDQGNKFALALFAGPVVNNGNGSWEAFHPNGESEVTSAWQNPAAETGKADWELALVETASHLSKQKAAMGGGLDPLLLNGMYDQGMVRQHVSTAHLSGGSASSVALPGPGASKTPVLALPAPDGTVQAVGQDPFAASLSIAPPSYVQMADMEKKQQLLVQEQMVWQQYHRDGMQGQTSLNKIGAGGYYAPGVQPPMPYGMPPVNGVGVPPAGYYYTPY from the coding sequence ATGGCGCCGAGCACAATACGAAAAGCGATCGGGGCGGTGAAGGATCAGACGAGCATCGGGATCGCTAAGGTCGCGAGCAACATGGCGCCGGAGCTGGAAGTAGCCATAGTCAAAGCTACCAGTCACGATGATGATCCGGCTTCGGAGAAGTACATAAGGGAAATTCTCCAATTGACCTCCTTTTCGCGTGGGTATGTTAGCGCCTGTGTTGTTGCCGTGTCTAAAAGATTGGGGAAAACGCGTGATTGGATTGTGGCTCTCAAGTGTTTGATGCTTATTCATCGATTGCTCAATGAAGGGGATGCTGTCTTCCAGCAGGAAATCATGTATGCTACTAGAAGGGGGACTAGGCTGTTGAATATGTCTGATTTCCGCGACGAGGCGCACTCCAGCTCTTGGGATCATTCGGCTTTTGTGAGGACCTATGCGCTCTACTTGGATCAGAGGCTGGAGATGATGATTTATGAGCGGAAGCAGAGCGGGAATGGAGGTGATATGGAGAGATCTGGGGCCAGAGATGATAGATATAACTATCGATCTCCACCAGAATCAAATAGGGGTGGATACGAGTATAGCCATGAGTATCGGGAGGAGCCGTATGGAATGCGCAGATCAAGGTCGTCTGGTGATGTGAGGGAAGCGACGCAGGAGAGGAAAGATGCTACTCCTCTCAGGGATATGGCGCCTGAGAGGATCTTTGGGAAGATGGGTCATTTGCAGAGGCTGTTGGATCGGTTTTTGTGTTGCCGGCCAACGGGTTTGGCAAAGAATGAGAGGATGATTCTGGTTGCACTGTATACAATTGTTAAGGAGAGCTTCAAGTTGTATGCTGATATCTGTGAGGTTTTGGCTATGCTGCTGGACAAGTTCTTTGATATGGAGTATCAGGATTGTGTGAAGGCGTTCGATGCTTATTCTAGCTCAGCAAAGCAGATAGACGAGTTGGTTGGATTCTATAACTGGTGCAAGGACATTGGCGTGTCAAGATCTTCTGATTATCCAGAAGTTCAGAAAATTACTGGAAAATTGTTGGAGACTTTGGAGGAATTTGTGAGGGATAGGGCTAAAGCAATGAAGAGTCCAGAGAGGAAGGTTGAGGCACTGCCAGCTCCTCCAGTGGAGGAAGAGCCGGTGCCAGATATGAATGAGATTAAGGCACTGCCACCTCCTGAGGACCATACTCCCCCACCACAACCCGAGCCTCAGCCTCCTAAGCCTGCCGTTCAAGAGTCTGGCGATCTGCTGGATCTAAGGGATGAGGGAGTGAGTGCTGATGATCAAGGGAATAAATTTGCTCTGGCATTGTTTGCTGGACCAGTGGTGAACAATGGGAATGGCTCGTGGGAAGCATTCCATCCGAATGGGGAGTCGGAGGTGACTTCTGCTTGGCAAAATCCAGCTGCAGAGACAGGCAAGGCCGATTGGGAATTGGCTCTTGTTGAAACTGCTAGTCATTTGTCTAAGCAAAAGGCTGCAATGGGTGGTGGACTTGATCCGTTGTTGTTGAATGGCATGTATGATCAGGGAATGGTTAGGCAGCATGTGAGCACTGCTCACTTGAGTGGTGGAAGTGCCAGCAGCGTTGCATTGCCGGGTCCTGGAGCGAGCAAAACTCCAGTCTTGGCACTCCCTGCACCGGATGGAACAGTCCAGGCCGTTGGGCAGGATCCATTTGCTGCGTCCTTAAGCATCGCGCCCCCTTCATACGTGCAGATGGCCGACATGGAGAAGAAACAGCAGTTGCTGGTGCAGGAGCAGATGGTATGGCAGCAGTATCACAGAGACGGCATGCAAGGCCAGACTAGTCTGAACAAGATTGGTGCGGGTGGATATTACGCTCCTGGCGTACAGCCCCCAATGCCGTATGGAATGCCACCGGTGAACGGAGTCGGAGTACCACCTGCTGGTTACTACTATACTCCGTACTGA